CCCCGGTGGTCGGCCCGAACGCGTCGACCCGGTCGATGCGGATGGTGGGCGATCCCGGAAACGCTTCGCGTTCTGCCTCGTCCTGGGTGTCGATCGCCCGGAGCACGATCGGCGTTCCGGCGTTCCCGGTCGCGGCGAGGGCCTCGGCGATCTGGTCCCGGGCGATCTGCCAGTTGGGGCAGCCGTCGAAGTAGAGCAGCTCGATGTCCACGACGGTCAGAACGCCGCGCAGCTGGTGGCGGCCTCGGTCTCGGATCGTCGTTCGAGCAGGACGGTGTCGCGCCACTCGCCGCCGAGTTGGGCGATGCGTTCGCGGACCCCGACGGTGCGGAACCCGGCGGAGTGGTGCAGCGCGATCGCGGCCCGGTTCTCCGGGAAGACCGAGGTCTGTAGCGTCCACAGGCCGGCCTGGTCGGCGGCGATCACCTGCGTTCGGAGCAGGGCCTTGCCGACGCCGCGGCCGCGCCAGCCTTCGGCGACACAGACCGCGCTTTCTGCGACCCCGCGGAAGTGCTCGTGGGGCGACGCGGGGGTTAGGGCGGCCCAGCCGACGACGGTGCCGTCGATCTCGGCGACCCACCGGTGATCCGGGAGCCACTGGGTGTCCAGCGTCTTCCGAGGCGGCACCTCGGTGGCGAAGGTGGTGAGACCGGTGGCGATGGCGTCGCTGTAGATGCGGCGCACGGCGGGCCAGTCCTCGTCGGTCATCGGTCGAACGGTCACGTCGCCGGGGAGATCGTCCGGGCAGCACGGGCGCTGGGTGAGCAGGCCCATGACTGCGTCGGCCGCGCTCGGCAGGCCGGTGCAGCACGCCGGGTTGACCACCACGACGGAGCTGGTGCCGTCCTTGTGGACGGTCACGAAGCCGACGTCGGCGAGCTTGCGGACGTGGTGCGAGATGGTCGGCTGGCCGATGCCCAGCCGTGTGGCCAGCTCCCCGATGCTGACGCCGGCCGGGGTGCTGGCGACCTCGTGGAGAAGCCGGACACGGGTCGGTTCGGCCAGGCAGGCGAACCAACCGGCGTAGGTGGCCGCGTCCTCGGCCGCCAAACCGGCCGACGGATGCCCGGCACCTGCACTCGGCGGGACACGGCACTCGGCGGACTCAGTGGACGTAACCATGAACTCAGTATATCGATCGGCATCGATGGTTACATTCATCGATGG
The sequence above is drawn from the Gordonia rubripertincta genome and encodes:
- a CDS encoding GNAT family N-acetyltransferase, yielding MVTSTESAECRVPPSAGAGHPSAGLAAEDAATYAGWFACLAEPTRVRLLHEVASTPAGVSIGELATRLGIGQPTISHHVRKLADVGFVTVHKDGTSSVVVVNPACCTGLPSAADAVMGLLTQRPCCPDDLPGDVTVRPMTDEDWPAVRRIYSDAIATGLTTFATEVPPRKTLDTQWLPDHRWVAEIDGTVVGWAALTPASPHEHFRGVAESAVCVAEGWRGRGVGKALLRTQVIAADQAGLWTLQTSVFPENRAAIALHHSAGFRTVGVRERIAQLGGEWRDTVLLERRSETEAATSCAAF